The Croceibacterium sp. TMG7-5b_MA50 genome segment GCGCCCGCACGAAACGCGAAGATGCCGCCGTTCCAGCTGTAATTGCCATCCTTCAAGAAGGCTTCCGCTGTGGCGAGGTCTGGTTTCTCCACGAAACGCTGCACTGCAAATCCGCCTGGAATTGCCTCCCCACGCAGGATGTAGCCGTAGCCGGTTTCCGGATGGGTGGGGGTGATGCCCAACGCGACCAGCCAATCCTCTCCGGCCAGGGCCGCTGCCGCGCATGCCGCCTGGGTAAAGGCGGGCGCATCGGCGATGTGGTGGTCGCTGGGGCAAACCAGCATGATCGCGTCGACCGGGAGGCGCGCCGCGGCGAGCGCGATGGCCGGTGCAGTGTTCTTGCCCTCCGGCTCGACGATCACCTCCGTTCCAGGGAATGCCGCGGCCTGTGCCTGCACATGGGCGAGGTGCGCCGCGCCCGTGACGATCAGCGCGCTGGCAAAGCGGTCATCACCGGCGCAACGGCCCAGCGTCGCTTCGAACAATGTACGTTCTCCCACCAGCGGCAGGAACGGCTTGGGCATGTGCTTGCGGCTGCGCGGCCACAACCGCGTTCCGCTGCCGCCGCTCAGGACTACCGGGTGGATCGCCGCCATTATTATTATTCTTTCTGAAGTCGAGAGAAGCCGACACCCGGCCTAGCCGGTGTCACCCACCCTGTCATGCCTATGTTGCAGCGCCAAGCTTGGTTCAGAACCAGTCCTGCCGCCATCCGAATACCGCCTCGATCGGCTCACCCGCCGCGTTGCGGGCCGGACGGAAGCGGAAGCGCCGTTCCGCCAGATCGCAGGTCCGCCTATCGGCTTCCGCGTCCGGGCTGGCCTCCACCACCCGACAATCGCGTGCTCGACCATCCACCCCGACGAGCATGTAGACCACCACGTGCCGCCCCTTCCGCACGTCGCGCCCACCAGGCGGCGTGGGATAGTCACGGGCATCGTTGATCTCACCCGCGATCTTGACCGGACGGGTCACCGCACCACCGCCACCACCCTGCCCTTCTCCACCACCTCCGCTGCCGGGCCCCTCTCCGGCGCCTCCACCGCCAGTTCCTTTCCCGGCGTCAGCCGCACCGGATCGGTTCTCGTCACCACTGCTGGCGACGGGCGGAGCGGGTGGAGCGACACGCGGCAACACGATCACAGGCGAAGGCGCAGCGATGGGGCGGGGACGTGCCCGTGGCGCCGGTGGTGCCGCCTCGCCTGCATCATCTTGTTGACGGGAAGCCGGCTCTGGCACCGGTTGCGGCGGTGGTGGTGGCGGCAGCGGCAGGTCGATGGACACCAGCCGCTGCACCTCCGCCGCCGCTCGTCTGGTGAGATCCGGAGCGAACGCATGGACTAACCCGGCCAGTGCCATACCGTGCAATGCGATTACCGCCGACAGCGTCAACCAGTGTGGACGCTCCGGCCCAGACTTGTAGGTCATCGTGCCGGGCGACCCACAGCCTTGCGGCTCAGCTATCGGGGTCGGCGACCAGCACACCCAACGGAGTCTGCGAGTGCTGGACCACAACCCACTCCTCATGCTCCAGCTGCATCAGCGTGGAGGTGGCGAGCGCATGATAGCTCTCGCCCTCGCGAGATGCCTTGGCACGATAGGCGATGACGATCAGGCCACGATGCGGGCGCGCGACGGTCTGGTCCGCAAACTCGACATCCGACCAGCGCGGCGTGTCTTCCACTGCCTTGGTCGCGCTTTCGCCATCAAAGATGAAAGGCTCCGACGGGAGCGCCATGACACAGTCATTCGCTACGCGTTCGCGATAGACGTCACCGCCACCAAGCCACAGTTCACGCTCGAAATTCCAGATCCGGTTATCGTCCATGCGACTGGTCCCTTTTATCTTTCAAGTCGCATGGGGAATGCCCGAGCCTGCGGTTCGGTGCCCTGCGCAGCGGGGCACGCGCAAGATTTCGCCAGCCGTGCCGAGCGTGCGACGAACAGCGGAACGGCAAACGCCTGCGATCCGTTATGCCGCCAAACGAAATCGAGAGGAATCGCCATGTTCGAGAAGCTGCGCATCAAGGAGCACATGGAGGTGACAGATGCCAATGGTCGCCATGTCGGCACCGTCGACCATGTGGAAGACGAGCGGATCAAGCTGACCCGGTCGGATAGCGACGACAACATGCACCACTACCTGCCGCTCGATGCGGTGGACCGGATCGACGACAACCGAATATACCTCAAAGAAGGTACAATGATCCCGCAAGGGGTCTGACGGAGGGTCGTTTTACCCTCTGGCCGGCCACTTCCCCCCTCCCCGGACGGTCAGAGGTATTGGCCCCGGCACGCTTCCCCCCGCGTGCCGGGGCTTCTGTTTAGGCCTTGCTGCGTAGTCAGCCGCGCTCCAGCAAGATTTCGATCGCAGCGGTCACTTCCCCGATTGGGGCCATGCCATCCAGTCGGCGGACGATCCCGCGCGCTTCGTAGCCAGGGAGGATCGGCGCAGTCTCCTGACGATAGACCTGCATCCGCTTGCGCACAGTTTCCTCATTGTCGTCGGGCCGGCGCTTGAATTCGTGCGATCCGCAGCGGTCACAGGTACCCGCAATGACAGGCTGCTTGGAGGTGTCGTGGTACCCCTCCCCGCATTTGGCGCAGGTGTAGCGGCCGGTAATCCGGCGGACGAGTTCATCCTCGTCCACCGCCAACTCGATCACCACATCAAGCTGACGGTCGTGCTTGGCGAGGATAGCGTCAAGCGCCTCCGCCTGAGCAGCGGTGCGGGGATAACCGTCGAAGATGGCTCCGGTGACCGGCTCCATCGCAACCAGCTCAGCATCAATGAGGGCGGAGACGATGTCGTCCGAGACCAGCTGGCCGGCATCCATGATCGCCTTGGCCTGGATGCCGATCGGCGTATGGGCGGCAACCGCCGCCCGCAGCATGTCGCCCGTCGATAGCTGCCGCATGCCATGGTGCTGCACCAGCAAGGACGATTGCGTGCCCTTGCCCGCGCCCGGCGGGCCCAGCAGGATGATGTTCATCGGCGCTCTTTCCCCCAATTCGTTCGGCTCTGCCATGGCCAGTTCTGGACCATGGCCAGCCCGTCAGCTCAGCGCAAGCGCCCCTTGAGCCGCGCCTTCTTGATCAAGTCGCCATACTGGTGCGCCAGCAGATGCGACTGGATTTGCGTGATCGTGTCCACGGTGACGTTCACCACGATCAGCAGGCTGGTACCGCCCAGAAACAGCGGCAGGCCGGTCTGCGCGACCAGGTACTCGGGCACCACGCACACTATCGTCAGGTAAATCGCGCCAAGGACGGTGATGCGCGTCAGCACGTAATCGAGATATTCCGCCGTACGCTTGCCCGGCCGGATGCCAGGGATGAATCCACCGTTCTTCTTCAGGTTCTCCGCCGTTTCCTCCGGATTGAAAACCACCGCGGTGTAGAAGAAGCAGAAGAAGATGATGCCGATGGCGTACAGCAGCATGTAGAGCGGTGCCCCGTGCTGCAGGTACTGGTTCAGCGTCTGCACGATGCCGTAGGCCGCGCTGTTCGTGTCCGTCGCGTTGCCGGCGAACTGCGTGATCGTCAGCGGCAGCAGCAGCAGCGAACTGGCGAAGATCGGCGGAATGACGTTCGCGGTGTTCAGCTTCAGCGGCAGGTGACTGCGATCCGCCTGCATCATGCCACGCGCGCTAGCCCGCTTGGGATACTGGATCAGCAATCGCCGCTGGGCCCGCTCCATGAAGCTGATGCCCCAGACCAGCGCCACCATCATGGCCACCAGACCAACGATCAGCACCGGGCTGATGGAGCCGGACCGGCCGCCTTCGAACAGGTTGCCGATGAAGGTCGGGAACTGGGCGACGATGCCGGCCATGATGATCAGCGACACGCCGTTGCCGATGCCCCGACTGGTGATCTGCTCACCCAGCCACAGCAGGAACATGGTGCCACCGATCAGGTTCACGACCGCGATCACGCGGAACATGATGCCGGGATCGACCACGGCCTGCAGCCCGCTTTGTGCACCGTAGGCTTCCAGCCCGCTGGCCAGGAACCAGCCCTGCACCGCGCACAGCAGCACCGCGCCATAGCGGGTGTACTGATTCAGCTTCTTGCGGCCCGCCTCGCCTTCCTTCTTCAGCGCCATCAATGCCGGATGCAGCGCCGCAGCCAGTTGCACCACGATGGAGGCCGTGATGTAGGGCATCACGCCGAGCGCAATCAGGCTCATGCGTTCGAGCGAACCGCCGGAGAAGGTGTTGAACAAGTCCAGGATGCCGCCACGCGTCTGGTCATAGAGCGTGGACAGGATCAGCGGGTTTACGCCGGGCAGCGGCACGAAGCTTAGGAACCGGAACACGATCAGCGCGCCGACCGTGAACCAGATGCGCTGCTTCAGCTCCGTCGCCTTGCCGAAATTGGCGAGGCTCATGTTGCTGGCGATATTATCGGCGCGTGATGCCATTGTGGGTAGATGCCTTCGCTGGCCGGGCGGCACCGATGGCCCCCGCCCCCTGTGCCAGCCCCCTATGGAGGTCCGCGATATAGGGGACAGGCGCGGTTACCGGAACCCCGCCCGCCCGTTACCTCATGCTTATTCGGCGGCGTCCTGCTGGGCCGCCTTCGGCTGCACGGTCACCTCGACCGAGCCACCGACCTGCTTCACCGCGGCGATCGCCCCGGCGGAGGCGCCGGCGACCTTGAATTGCGCGGTGGCGGTCAGCGCGCCCTTGGCCAGCAGGCGCACGCCATGCTTGCCGCCGCGCGCCACGCCCGCCGCCTTCAGCGCGGCATGGTCGATCACCGCACCGGTGTCGAGCTTGCCTGCGTCGATCAGCTTCTGGATTTGGCCCAGGTTCACCTCCGCATAATCCTTGCGGAAGATGTTGTTGAAGCCGCGCTTCGGCAGCCGCATGTGCAGCGGCATCTGGCCACCTTCGAAGCCCTTGATGGCGACACCGGAACGGGCCTTCTGGCCCTTCTGGCCACGCCCCGCGGTCTTGCCCTTGCCGGAACCGATGCCGCGGCCCACCCGCATCTTGCGGTGGCGGGCGCCGGCATTGTCGCGAAGATCTGTCAGTTTCATGTGTGCACTCGCTTTCGCTATGTTCGCGCTGATTGATAGGAAGCGGGCCCGTTAGCGGACGAGGGGCCGCTTGTCACGCCCTTACGACAGCAGACGCTGATGCGTCATTCTAGCACAGCCATTCGTCCGCAAGATAACGGTTTAACGTCTTGTGCAGTGCGGCAAAGGCAATTAATCGAATTCTTGCCAAACTTTTGCTCACCTGGCTTGGCTTAAACCCCTTTGCAGGAAGAAGCGATGAGCGTTGCACCGCCTCGGCTGTCGTATGGAGAGCCGCGCCACGCTTGGTTGGACTGGCTGCGCTGCATTTCCATACTGATGGTCCTCGGGACTCACTTCATGGTAGATTGGCGACAGGCGGGGCTGTTCATGCCGATCGCTGGCGCTGCCATGCGCATCGGTTGGTCAGGCGTTGATTTCTTCTTCGCTATCAGCGGCTTCCTTATCGGCAATCTGCTGCTGGGCGAGATCATGCGATATGGCGAACTCGACAGTTGGCGGTTTTACATACGTCGTGCGGCGAAGATTTGGCCACTTTATTACCTTGCGTGCCTGCTATACGTAGTCACAGGTCTACTGCTCGCCGGGGACAGCATGACGGCGATGCTACACGCGATTGCACCCACCCTGCTGCATCTGCAGAATTATTTAGGCACAGCGCCTGGCATGGGGCACTTCTGGAGCCTTGCGGTGGAGGAGCACTTCTACCTGCTTCTGCCTATAGTATTGATCCTGTTGCTGCAAATGCCAGGGGTGGAACAATTTCGTTGGCGCCTGCTGCTGTTGTGCATTGCCGCCATCATCACGGTTATGCTTGTGCGGATTGGCTATGTGCTGGTCACGGGCAGTACCGCGCGCGAGATGCGTTTCCTTACGCACTTTCGCATCGACGCACTATTCTGCGGCGTGCTGCTTGCCACGCTCTATCGATTTTGGCCGCATTGCTGGCGGCGTCTAAGCAACGCCAGAGTCTTGCTGGTGGCAGCAGCGGCCATCGGCATCATGACATTTGCCTTCGACCCGAATACCTCTATCTTCGTCGCCACCTTAGGGTACACCTCCATCCAGCTGCTGTTCTGTGCTGCGATCATCTTCTGTTCGCGCTTAGAAGGATGGCAGCCGTCATCCGCGCTCAAGACGCCGCTGCTGCTGATGGCGTTCGTTGGGCGACACTCCTACCCGATCTACCTCCTGCACCCATTCTTCTGGGAATACGGCAGCAAAGCTCTGCTGCCGCTGTTTGAAGGCCAAGGATTCGTCGCCCGCTCGGCGCTATGGCTCGCCGGCTTTGCGATTTTTGTGACGGTCTCGATCGGCGTCGGCGTCTTTGTGGGCGAACTAGTCGAACGTCCGCTGCTGGCATTACGTAAC includes the following:
- a CDS encoding DUF2171 domain-containing protein — its product is MFEKLRIKEHMEVTDANGRHVGTVDHVEDERIKLTRSDSDDNMHHYLPLDAVDRIDDNRIYLKEGTMIPQGV
- the rplO gene encoding 50S ribosomal protein L15, whose protein sequence is MKLTDLRDNAGARHRKMRVGRGIGSGKGKTAGRGQKGQKARSGVAIKGFEGGQMPLHMRLPKRGFNNIFRKDYAEVNLGQIQKLIDAGKLDTGAVIDHAALKAAGVARGGKHGVRLLAKGALTATAQFKVAGASAGAIAAVKQVGGSVEVTVQPKAAQQDAAE
- a CDS encoding acyltransferase produces the protein MSVAPPRLSYGEPRHAWLDWLRCISILMVLGTHFMVDWRQAGLFMPIAGAAMRIGWSGVDFFFAISGFLIGNLLLGEIMRYGELDSWRFYIRRAAKIWPLYYLACLLYVVTGLLLAGDSMTAMLHAIAPTLLHLQNYLGTAPGMGHFWSLAVEEHFYLLLPIVLILLLQMPGVEQFRWRLLLLCIAAIITVMLVRIGYVLVTGSTAREMRFLTHFRIDALFCGVLLATLYRFWPHCWRRLSNARVLLVAAAAIGIMTFAFDPNTSIFVATLGYTSIQLLFCAAIIFCSRLEGWQPSSALKTPLLLMAFVGRHSYPIYLLHPFFWEYGSKALLPLFEGQGFVARSALWLAGFAIFVTVSIGVGVFVGELVERPLLALRNRTCPPRSVALERPSPAGDWIADKAMSPVYGRPATGP
- a CDS encoding adenylate kinase; the protein is MNIILLGPPGAGKGTQSSLLVQHHGMRQLSTGDMLRAAVAAHTPIGIQAKAIMDAGQLVSDDIVSALIDAELVAMEPVTGAIFDGYPRTAAQAEALDAILAKHDRQLDVVIELAVDEDELVRRITGRYTCAKCGEGYHDTSKQPVIAGTCDRCGSHEFKRRPDDNEETVRKRMQVYRQETAPILPGYEARGIVRRLDGMAPIGEVTAAIEILLERG
- the secY gene encoding preprotein translocase subunit SecY produces the protein MASRADNIASNMSLANFGKATELKQRIWFTVGALIVFRFLSFVPLPGVNPLILSTLYDQTRGGILDLFNTFSGGSLERMSLIALGVMPYITASIVVQLAAALHPALMALKKEGEAGRKKLNQYTRYGAVLLCAVQGWFLASGLEAYGAQSGLQAVVDPGIMFRVIAVVNLIGGTMFLLWLGEQITSRGIGNGVSLIIMAGIVAQFPTFIGNLFEGGRSGSISPVLIVGLVAMMVALVWGISFMERAQRRLLIQYPKRASARGMMQADRSHLPLKLNTANVIPPIFASSLLLLPLTITQFAGNATDTNSAAYGIVQTLNQYLQHGAPLYMLLYAIGIIFFCFFYTAVVFNPEETAENLKKNGGFIPGIRPGKRTAEYLDYVLTRITVLGAIYLTIVCVVPEYLVAQTGLPLFLGGTSLLIVVNVTVDTITQIQSHLLAHQYGDLIKKARLKGRLR
- a CDS encoding mannose-1-phosphate guanylyltransferase is translated as MAAIHPVVLSGGSGTRLWPRSRKHMPKPFLPLVGERTLFEATLGRCAGDDRFASALIVTGAAHLAHVQAQAAAFPGTEVIVEPEGKNTAPAIALAAARLPVDAIMLVCPSDHHIADAPAFTQAACAAAALAGEDWLVALGITPTHPETGYGYILRGEAIPGGFAVQRFVEKPDLATAEAFLKDGNYSWNGGIFAFRAGAYLDALQRFRPDMAALVQRSVVDGRSEGALFFPDVDSFGAIDGESVDYAVMEETDRAAVVPAVMGWSDIGNWHALRDARLGGLDDDGANTVIGNVELVDCRGVLAETDGPRVSVIGLEDIAVVVDNGEVLVTSMAGAQKVGKLTGASSQ
- a CDS encoding DUF4440 domain-containing protein; translated protein: MDDNRIWNFERELWLGGGDVYRERVANDCVMALPSEPFIFDGESATKAVEDTPRWSDVEFADQTVARPHRGLIVIAYRAKASREGESYHALATSTLMQLEHEEWVVVQHSQTPLGVLVADPDS